One genomic region from Pongo abelii isolate AG06213 chromosome 4, NHGRI_mPonAbe1-v2.0_pri, whole genome shotgun sequence encodes:
- the FCHSD1 gene encoding F-BAR and double SH3 domains protein 1 isoform X3, producing MQPPPRKVKPAQEVKLRFLEQLSILQTRQQREADLLEDIRSYSKQRAAIEREYGQALQKLAGPFLKREGHRSSEMDSRTVFGAWRCLLDATVAGGQTRLQASDRYRDLAGGTGRSAKEQVLRKGTENLQRAQAEVLQSVRDLSRSRKLYGQRERVWALAQEKAADVQARLNRSDHGIFHSRTSLQKLSTKALVSELSEHLRDPLTSLSRTELEATEVILEHAHRGEQTTSQVSWEQDLKLFLQEPGVFSPTPPQQFQPAGTDQVCVLEWGAEGVAGKSGLEKEVQRLTSRAARDYKIQNHGHRVLQRLEQRRQQASEREAPSIEQRLQEVRESIRRAQVSQVKGAARLALLQGAGLDVERWLKPAMTQAQDEVEQERRLSEARLSQRDLSPTAEDAELSDFEECEETGELFEEPAPQALATRPLPCPAHVVFRYQAGREDELTITEGEWLEIIEEGDADEWVKARNQHGEVGFVPERYLNFPDLSLPESSQDSDNPCGAEPTAFLARALYSYTGQSAEELSFPEGALIRLLPRAQDGVDDGFWRGEFGGCVGVFPSLLVEELLGPPGPPELSDPEQMLPSPSPPSFSPPAPTSVLDGPPAPVLPGDKALDFPGFLDMMAPRLRPMRPPPPPPAKAPDPGHPDPLT from the exons ATGCAGCCGCCGCCCCGAAAA GTGAAGCCggcccaggaggtgaagcttcGCTTCCTGGAACAGCTGAGCATCCTTCAGACCCGGCAGCAGAGGGAGGCGGATCTGCTGGAGGACATCAG ATCCTACAGCAAGCAGAGGGCAGCCATTGAACGGGAGTATGGGCAG GCACTCCAGAAACTGGCTGGCCCATTCCTGAAGAGGGAAGGGCACCGGAGCAGTGAGATGGACAGCAG GACAGTGTTCGGTGCCTGGCGCTGCCTGCTGGATGCCACTGTGGCTGGGGGCCAAACCCGGCTCCAGGCGTCCGACCGATACCGTGACCTAGCAGGGGGTACAGGGCGGAGCGCCAAGGAGCAGGTGCTTAGGAAG GGAACAGAGAACCTCCAGAGGGCACAGGCTGAGGTGCTGCAGTCTGTCCGGGATCTGAGCCGAAGTCGGAAGCTGTATGGGCAGCGGGAACGTGTGTGGGCCTTGGCACAGGAGAAGGCAGCTGATGTCCAGGCCAG GCTAAACCGAAGTGACCATGGGATCTTCCACTCTCGGACCAGTCTCCAGAAACTGAGCACCAAG GCCCTGGTCAGTGAGCTGTCAGAGCACTTGAGGGACCCCCTGACCTCCCTGAGCCGCACTGAGCTGGAAGCCACAGAGGTCATCCTGGAGCATGCCCACCGCGGGGAGCAGACAACCTCCCAG GTAAGCTGGGAGCAAGACCTGAAGCTGTTTCTTCAGGAGCCTGGCGTattttcccccaccccacctcagcaGTTTCAGCCAGCAGGGACTGATCAG GTGTGTGTCCTGGAGTGGGGAGCAGAAGGCGTGGCTGGCAAAAGTGGCCTGGAGAAAGAGGTTCAGCGCTTGACCAGCCGAGCTGCCCGTGACTACAAGATCCAGAACCATGGGCATCGG GTACTGCAACGACTGGAGCAGAGGCGGCAGCAGGCTTCAGAGCGGGAGGCTCCAAGCATAGAACAGAGGTTACAGGAAGTGCGAGAGAGCATCCGCCGGGCACAG GTGAGCCAGGTGAAGGGGGCTGCCCGGCTGGCTCTGCTGCAGGGGGCTGGCTTAGATGTGGAGCGCTGGCTGAAGCCAGCCATGACCCAGGCCCAGGATGAGGTGGAGCAGGAGCGGCGGCTCAGCGAGGCTCGGCTGTCCCAGAGGGACCTTTCTCCAACC GCTGAGGATGCTGAGCTTTCTGACTTTGAGGAATGTGAGGAGACGGGAGAGCTCTTTGAGGAGCCTGCCCCCCAAGCCCTGGCCACTaggcccctcccctgccctgcacATGTGGTATTTCGCTATCAG GCAGGGCGTGAGGATGAGCTGACAATCACGGAGGGTGAGTGGCTGGAGATCATAGAGGAGGGAGATGCTGACGAATGGGTCAAG GCTCGGAACCAGCACGGCGAGGTAGGCTTTGTCCCTGAGCGGTATCTCAACTTCCCGGACCTCTCCCTCCCAGAGAGCAGCCAAGACAGTGACAATCCCTGCGGGGCAGAGCCCACAG CATTCCTGGCACGGGCCCTGTACAGCTACACCGGACAGAGTGCAGAGGAGCTGAGCTTCCCTGAAGGGGCACTCATCCGTCTGCTGCCCCGGGCCCAAGATGGAGTAGATGACGGCTTCTGGAGGGGAGAATTTGGGGGCTGTGTTGGGGTCTTCCCCTCCCTGCTGGTGGAAGAGCTGCTTGGCCCCCCAGGGCCACCTGAACTCTCTGACCCTGAGCAG ATGCTGCCGTCCCCTTCTCCTCCCAGCTTCTCCCCACCTGCACCTACCTCTGTGTTGGATGGGCCCCCTGCACCTGTCCTGCCTGGGG ACAAAGCCCTGGACTTCCCTGGGTTCCTGGACATGATGGCACCTCGACTCAGGCCG ATGCGTCCACCACCTCCCCCACCGGCTAAAGCCCCGGATCCTGGCCACCCAGATCCCCTCACCTGA
- the FCHSD1 gene encoding F-BAR and double SH3 domains protein 1 isoform X4 yields MQPPPRKVKPAQEVKLRFLEQLSILQTRQQREADLLEDIRSYSKQRAAIEREYGQALQKLAGPFLKREGHRSSEMDSRTVFGAWRCLLDATVAGGQTRLQASDRYRDLAGGTGRSAKEQVLRKGTENLQRAQAEVLQSVRDLSRSRKLYGQRERVWALAQEKAADVQARLNRSDHGIFHSRTSLQKLSTKLSAQSAQYSQQLQAARNEYLLNLVATNAHLDHYYQEELPALLKALVSELSEHLRDPLTSLSRTELEATEVILEHAHRGEQTTSQVSWEQDLKLFLQEPGVFSPTPPQQFQPAGTDQVCVLEWGAEGVAGKSGLEKEVQRLTSRAARDYKIQNHGHRVLQRLEQRRQQASEREAPSIEQRLQEVRESIRRAQVSQVKGAARLALLQGAGLDVERWLKPAMTQAQDEVEQERRLSEARLSQRDLSPTAEDAELSDFEECEETGELFEEPAPQALATRPLPCPAHVVFRYQAGREDELTITEGEWLEIIEEGDADEWVKARNQHGEVGFVPERYLNFPDLSLPESSQDSDNPCGAEPTAFLARALYSYTGQSAEELSFPEGALIRLLPRAQDGVDDGFWRGEFGGCVGVFPSLLVEELLGPPGPPELSDPEQTKPWTSLGSWT; encoded by the exons ATGCAGCCGCCGCCCCGAAAA GTGAAGCCggcccaggaggtgaagcttcGCTTCCTGGAACAGCTGAGCATCCTTCAGACCCGGCAGCAGAGGGAGGCGGATCTGCTGGAGGACATCAG ATCCTACAGCAAGCAGAGGGCAGCCATTGAACGGGAGTATGGGCAG GCACTCCAGAAACTGGCTGGCCCATTCCTGAAGAGGGAAGGGCACCGGAGCAGTGAGATGGACAGCAG GACAGTGTTCGGTGCCTGGCGCTGCCTGCTGGATGCCACTGTGGCTGGGGGCCAAACCCGGCTCCAGGCGTCCGACCGATACCGTGACCTAGCAGGGGGTACAGGGCGGAGCGCCAAGGAGCAGGTGCTTAGGAAG GGAACAGAGAACCTCCAGAGGGCACAGGCTGAGGTGCTGCAGTCTGTCCGGGATCTGAGCCGAAGTCGGAAGCTGTATGGGCAGCGGGAACGTGTGTGGGCCTTGGCACAGGAGAAGGCAGCTGATGTCCAGGCCAG GCTAAACCGAAGTGACCATGGGATCTTCCACTCTCGGACCAGTCTCCAGAAACTGAGCACCAAG CTGTCCGCCCAGTCAGCCCAGTACTCCCAGCAGTTGCAAGCAGCCCGCAATGAGTACCTGCTTAACTTGGTGGCTACCAATGCTCACCTCGACCATTACTACCAGGAGGAACTGCCAGCTCTGCTCAAG GCCCTGGTCAGTGAGCTGTCAGAGCACTTGAGGGACCCCCTGACCTCCCTGAGCCGCACTGAGCTGGAAGCCACAGAGGTCATCCTGGAGCATGCCCACCGCGGGGAGCAGACAACCTCCCAG GTAAGCTGGGAGCAAGACCTGAAGCTGTTTCTTCAGGAGCCTGGCGTattttcccccaccccacctcagcaGTTTCAGCCAGCAGGGACTGATCAG GTGTGTGTCCTGGAGTGGGGAGCAGAAGGCGTGGCTGGCAAAAGTGGCCTGGAGAAAGAGGTTCAGCGCTTGACCAGCCGAGCTGCCCGTGACTACAAGATCCAGAACCATGGGCATCGG GTACTGCAACGACTGGAGCAGAGGCGGCAGCAGGCTTCAGAGCGGGAGGCTCCAAGCATAGAACAGAGGTTACAGGAAGTGCGAGAGAGCATCCGCCGGGCACAG GTGAGCCAGGTGAAGGGGGCTGCCCGGCTGGCTCTGCTGCAGGGGGCTGGCTTAGATGTGGAGCGCTGGCTGAAGCCAGCCATGACCCAGGCCCAGGATGAGGTGGAGCAGGAGCGGCGGCTCAGCGAGGCTCGGCTGTCCCAGAGGGACCTTTCTCCAACC GCTGAGGATGCTGAGCTTTCTGACTTTGAGGAATGTGAGGAGACGGGAGAGCTCTTTGAGGAGCCTGCCCCCCAAGCCCTGGCCACTaggcccctcccctgccctgcacATGTGGTATTTCGCTATCAG GCAGGGCGTGAGGATGAGCTGACAATCACGGAGGGTGAGTGGCTGGAGATCATAGAGGAGGGAGATGCTGACGAATGGGTCAAG GCTCGGAACCAGCACGGCGAGGTAGGCTTTGTCCCTGAGCGGTATCTCAACTTCCCGGACCTCTCCCTCCCAGAGAGCAGCCAAGACAGTGACAATCCCTGCGGGGCAGAGCCCACAG CATTCCTGGCACGGGCCCTGTACAGCTACACCGGACAGAGTGCAGAGGAGCTGAGCTTCCCTGAAGGGGCACTCATCCGTCTGCTGCCCCGGGCCCAAGATGGAGTAGATGACGGCTTCTGGAGGGGAGAATTTGGGGGCTGTGTTGGGGTCTTCCCCTCCCTGCTGGTGGAAGAGCTGCTTGGCCCCCCAGGGCCACCTGAACTCTCTGACCCTGAGCAG ACAAAGCCCTGGACTTCCCTGGGTTCCTGGACATGA
- the FCHSD1 gene encoding F-BAR and double SH3 domains protein 1 isoform X5: protein MQPPPRKVKPAQEVKLRFLEQLSILQTRQQREADLLEDIRSYSKQRAAIEREYGQGTENLQRAQAEVLQSVRDLSRSRKLYGQRERVWALAQEKAADVQARLNRSDHGIFHSRTSLQKLSTKLSAQSAQYSQQLQAARNEYLLNLVATNAHLDHYYQEELPALLKALVSELSEHLRDPLTSLSRTELEATEVILEHAHRGEQTTSQVSWEQDLKLFLQEPGVFSPTPPQQFQPAGTDQVCVLEWGAEGVAGKSGLEKEVQRLTSRAARDYKIQNHGHRVLQRLEQRRQQASEREAPSIEQRLQEVRESIRRAQVSQVKGAARLALLQGAGLDVERWLKPAMTQAQDEVEQERRLSEARLSQRDLSPTAEDAELSDFEECEETGELFEEPAPQALATRPLPCPAHVVFRYQAGREDELTITEGEWLEIIEEGDADEWVKARNQHGEVGFVPERYLNFPDLSLPESSQDSDNPCGAEPTAFLARALYSYTGQSAEELSFPEGALIRLLPRAQDGVDDGFWRGEFGGCVGVFPSLLVEELLGPPGPPELSDPEQMLPSPSPPSFSPPAPTSVLDGPPAPVLPGDKALDFPGFLDMMAPRLRPMRPPPPPPAKAPDPGHPDPLT from the exons ATGCAGCCGCCGCCCCGAAAA GTGAAGCCggcccaggaggtgaagcttcGCTTCCTGGAACAGCTGAGCATCCTTCAGACCCGGCAGCAGAGGGAGGCGGATCTGCTGGAGGACATCAG ATCCTACAGCAAGCAGAGGGCAGCCATTGAACGGGAGTATGGGCAG GGAACAGAGAACCTCCAGAGGGCACAGGCTGAGGTGCTGCAGTCTGTCCGGGATCTGAGCCGAAGTCGGAAGCTGTATGGGCAGCGGGAACGTGTGTGGGCCTTGGCACAGGAGAAGGCAGCTGATGTCCAGGCCAG GCTAAACCGAAGTGACCATGGGATCTTCCACTCTCGGACCAGTCTCCAGAAACTGAGCACCAAG CTGTCCGCCCAGTCAGCCCAGTACTCCCAGCAGTTGCAAGCAGCCCGCAATGAGTACCTGCTTAACTTGGTGGCTACCAATGCTCACCTCGACCATTACTACCAGGAGGAACTGCCAGCTCTGCTCAAG GCCCTGGTCAGTGAGCTGTCAGAGCACTTGAGGGACCCCCTGACCTCCCTGAGCCGCACTGAGCTGGAAGCCACAGAGGTCATCCTGGAGCATGCCCACCGCGGGGAGCAGACAACCTCCCAG GTAAGCTGGGAGCAAGACCTGAAGCTGTTTCTTCAGGAGCCTGGCGTattttcccccaccccacctcagcaGTTTCAGCCAGCAGGGACTGATCAG GTGTGTGTCCTGGAGTGGGGAGCAGAAGGCGTGGCTGGCAAAAGTGGCCTGGAGAAAGAGGTTCAGCGCTTGACCAGCCGAGCTGCCCGTGACTACAAGATCCAGAACCATGGGCATCGG GTACTGCAACGACTGGAGCAGAGGCGGCAGCAGGCTTCAGAGCGGGAGGCTCCAAGCATAGAACAGAGGTTACAGGAAGTGCGAGAGAGCATCCGCCGGGCACAG GTGAGCCAGGTGAAGGGGGCTGCCCGGCTGGCTCTGCTGCAGGGGGCTGGCTTAGATGTGGAGCGCTGGCTGAAGCCAGCCATGACCCAGGCCCAGGATGAGGTGGAGCAGGAGCGGCGGCTCAGCGAGGCTCGGCTGTCCCAGAGGGACCTTTCTCCAACC GCTGAGGATGCTGAGCTTTCTGACTTTGAGGAATGTGAGGAGACGGGAGAGCTCTTTGAGGAGCCTGCCCCCCAAGCCCTGGCCACTaggcccctcccctgccctgcacATGTGGTATTTCGCTATCAG GCAGGGCGTGAGGATGAGCTGACAATCACGGAGGGTGAGTGGCTGGAGATCATAGAGGAGGGAGATGCTGACGAATGGGTCAAG GCTCGGAACCAGCACGGCGAGGTAGGCTTTGTCCCTGAGCGGTATCTCAACTTCCCGGACCTCTCCCTCCCAGAGAGCAGCCAAGACAGTGACAATCCCTGCGGGGCAGAGCCCACAG CATTCCTGGCACGGGCCCTGTACAGCTACACCGGACAGAGTGCAGAGGAGCTGAGCTTCCCTGAAGGGGCACTCATCCGTCTGCTGCCCCGGGCCCAAGATGGAGTAGATGACGGCTTCTGGAGGGGAGAATTTGGGGGCTGTGTTGGGGTCTTCCCCTCCCTGCTGGTGGAAGAGCTGCTTGGCCCCCCAGGGCCACCTGAACTCTCTGACCCTGAGCAG ATGCTGCCGTCCCCTTCTCCTCCCAGCTTCTCCCCACCTGCACCTACCTCTGTGTTGGATGGGCCCCCTGCACCTGTCCTGCCTGGGG ACAAAGCCCTGGACTTCCCTGGGTTCCTGGACATGATGGCACCTCGACTCAGGCCG ATGCGTCCACCACCTCCCCCACCGGCTAAAGCCCCGGATCCTGGCCACCCAGATCCCCTCACCTGA
- the FCHSD1 gene encoding F-BAR and double SH3 domains protein 1 (The RefSeq protein has 2 substitutions compared to this genomic sequence), producing the protein MQPPPRKVKPAQEVKLRFLEQLSILQTRQQREADLLEDIRSYSEQRAAIEREYGQALQKLAGPFLKREGHRSSEMDSRTVFGTWRCLLDATVAGGQTRLQASDRYRDLAGGTGRSAKEQVLRKGTENLQRAQAEVLQSVRDLSRSRKLYGQRERVWALAQEKAADVQARLNRSDHGIFHSRTSLQKLSTKLSAQSAQYSQQLQAARNEYLLNLVATNAHLDHYYQEELPALLKALVSELSEHLRDPLTSLSRTELEATEVILEHAHRGEQTTSQVSWEQDLKLFLQEPGVFSPTPPQQFQPAGTDQVCVLEWGAEGVAGKSGLEKEVQRLTSRAARDYKIQDEVEQERRLSEARLSQRDLSPTAEDAELSDFEECEETGELFEEPAPQALATRPLPCPAHVVFRYQAGREDELTITEGEWLEIIEEGDADEWVKARNQHGEVGFVPERYLNFPDLSLPESSQDSDNPCGAEPTAFLARALYSYTGQSAEELSFPEGALIRLLPRAQDGVDDGFWRGEFGGCVGVFPSLLVEELLGPPGPPELSDPEQMLPSPSPPSFSPPAPTSVLDGPPAPVLPGDSGGTCACLSYGYIAYWWRLGF; encoded by the exons ATGCAGCCGCCGCCCCGAAAA GTGAAGCCggcccaggaggtgaagcttcGCTTCCTGGAACAGCTGAGCATCCTTCAGACCCGGCAGCAGAGGGAGGCGGATCTGCTGGAGGACATCAG ATCCTACAGCAAGCAGAGGGCAGCCATTGAACGGGAGTATGGGCAG GCACTCCAGAAACTGGCTGGCCCATTCCTGAAGAGGGAAGGGCACCGGAGCAGTGAGATGGACAGCAG GACAGTGTTCGGTGCCTGGCGCTGCCTGCTGGATGCCACTGTGGCTGGGGGCCAAACCCGGCTCCAGGCGTCCGACCGATACCGTGACCTAGCAGGGGGTACAGGGCGGAGCGCCAAGGAGCAGGTGCTTAGGAAG GGAACAGAGAACCTCCAGAGGGCACAGGCTGAGGTGCTGCAGTCTGTCCGGGATCTGAGCCGAAGTCGGAAGCTGTATGGGCAGCGGGAACGTGTGTGGGCCTTGGCACAGGAGAAGGCAGCTGATGTCCAGGCCAG GCTAAACCGAAGTGACCATGGGATCTTCCACTCTCGGACCAGTCTCCAGAAACTGAGCACCAAG CTGTCCGCCCAGTCAGCCCAGTACTCCCAGCAGTTGCAAGCAGCCCGCAATGAGTACCTGCTTAACTTGGTGGCTACCAATGCTCACCTCGACCATTACTACCAGGAGGAACTGCCAGCTCTGCTCAAG GCCCTGGTCAGTGAGCTGTCAGAGCACTTGAGGGACCCCCTGACCTCCCTGAGCCGCACTGAGCTGGAAGCCACAGAGGTCATCCTGGAGCATGCCCACCGCGGGGAGCAGACAACCTCCCAG GTAAGCTGGGAGCAAGACCTGAAGCTGTTTCTTCAGGAGCCTGGCGTattttcccccaccccacctcagcaGTTTCAGCCAGCAGGGACTGATCAG GTGTGTGTCCTGGAGTGGGGAGCAGAAGGCGTGGCTGGCAAAAGTGGCCTGGAGAAAGAGGTTCAGCGCTTGACCAGCCGAGCTGCCCGTGACTACAAGAT CCAGGATGAGGTGGAGCAGGAGCGGCGGCTCAGCGAGGCTCGGCTGTCCCAGAGGGACCTTTCTCCAACC GCTGAGGATGCTGAGCTTTCTGACTTTGAGGAATGTGAGGAGACGGGAGAGCTCTTTGAGGAGCCTGCCCCCCAAGCCCTGGCCACTaggcccctcccctgccctgcacATGTGGTATTTCGCTATCAG GCAGGGCGTGAGGATGAGCTGACAATCACGGAGGGTGAGTGGCTGGAGATCATAGAGGAGGGAGATGCTGACGAATGGGTCAAG GCTCGGAACCAGCACGGCGAGGTAGGCTTTGTCCCTGAGCGGTATCTCAACTTCCCGGACCTCTCCCTCCCAGAGAGCAGCCAAGACAGTGACAATCCCTGCGGGGCAGAGCCCACAG CATTCCTGGCACGGGCCCTGTACAGCTACACCGGACAGAGTGCAGAGGAGCTGAGCTTCCCTGAAGGGGCACTCATCCGTCTGCTGCCCCGGGCCCAAGATGGAGTAGATGACGGCTTCTGGAGGGGAGAATTTGGGGGCTGTGTTGGGGTCTTCCCCTCCCTGCTGGTGGAAGAGCTGCTTGGCCCCCCAGGGCCACCTGAACTCTCTGACCCTGAGCAG ATGCTGCCGTCCCCTTCTCCTCCCAGCTTCTCCCCACCTGCACCTACCTCTGTGTTGGATGGGCCCCCTGCACCTGTCCTGCCTGGGG attcaggaggtacatgtgcttgtttgtcatatggatatattgcatacTGGTGGagattgggcttctag
- the FCHSD1 gene encoding F-BAR and double SH3 domains protein 1 isoform X1, whose protein sequence is MQPPPRKVKPAQEVKLRFLEQLSILQTRQQREADLLEDIRSYSKQRAAIEREYGQALQKLAGPFLKREGHRSSEMDSRTVFGAWRCLLDATVAGGQTRLQASDRYRDLAGGTGRSAKEQVLRKGTENLQRAQAEVLQSVRDLSRSRKLYGQRERVWALAQEKAADVQARLNRSDHGIFHSRTSLQKLSTKLSAQSAQYSQQLQAARNEYLLNLVATNAHLDHYYQEELPALLKALVSELSEHLRDPLTSLSRTELEATEVILEHAHRGEQTTSQVSWEQDLKLFLQEPGVFSPTPPQQFQPAGTDQVCVLEWGAEGVAGKSGLEKEVQRLTSRAARDYKIQNHGHRVLQRLEQRRQQASEREAPSIEQRLQEVRESIRRAQVSQVKGAARLALLQGAGLDVERWLKPAMTQAQDEVEQERRLSEARLSQRDLSPTAEDAELSDFEECEETGELFEEPAPQALATRPLPCPAHVVFRYQAGREDELTITEGEWLEIIEEGDADEWVKARNQHGEVGFVPERYLNFPDLSLPESSQDSDNPCGAEPTAFLARALYSYTGQSAEELSFPEGALIRLLPRAQDGVDDGFWRGEFGGCVGVFPSLLVEELLGPPGPPELSDPEQMLPSPSPPSFSPPAPTSVLDGPPAPVLPGDKALDFPGFLDMMAPRLRPMRPPPPPPAKAPDPGHPDPLT, encoded by the exons ATGCAGCCGCCGCCCCGAAAA GTGAAGCCggcccaggaggtgaagcttcGCTTCCTGGAACAGCTGAGCATCCTTCAGACCCGGCAGCAGAGGGAGGCGGATCTGCTGGAGGACATCAG ATCCTACAGCAAGCAGAGGGCAGCCATTGAACGGGAGTATGGGCAG GCACTCCAGAAACTGGCTGGCCCATTCCTGAAGAGGGAAGGGCACCGGAGCAGTGAGATGGACAGCAG GACAGTGTTCGGTGCCTGGCGCTGCCTGCTGGATGCCACTGTGGCTGGGGGCCAAACCCGGCTCCAGGCGTCCGACCGATACCGTGACCTAGCAGGGGGTACAGGGCGGAGCGCCAAGGAGCAGGTGCTTAGGAAG GGAACAGAGAACCTCCAGAGGGCACAGGCTGAGGTGCTGCAGTCTGTCCGGGATCTGAGCCGAAGTCGGAAGCTGTATGGGCAGCGGGAACGTGTGTGGGCCTTGGCACAGGAGAAGGCAGCTGATGTCCAGGCCAG GCTAAACCGAAGTGACCATGGGATCTTCCACTCTCGGACCAGTCTCCAGAAACTGAGCACCAAG CTGTCCGCCCAGTCAGCCCAGTACTCCCAGCAGTTGCAAGCAGCCCGCAATGAGTACCTGCTTAACTTGGTGGCTACCAATGCTCACCTCGACCATTACTACCAGGAGGAACTGCCAGCTCTGCTCAAG GCCCTGGTCAGTGAGCTGTCAGAGCACTTGAGGGACCCCCTGACCTCCCTGAGCCGCACTGAGCTGGAAGCCACAGAGGTCATCCTGGAGCATGCCCACCGCGGGGAGCAGACAACCTCCCAG GTAAGCTGGGAGCAAGACCTGAAGCTGTTTCTTCAGGAGCCTGGCGTattttcccccaccccacctcagcaGTTTCAGCCAGCAGGGACTGATCAG GTGTGTGTCCTGGAGTGGGGAGCAGAAGGCGTGGCTGGCAAAAGTGGCCTGGAGAAAGAGGTTCAGCGCTTGACCAGCCGAGCTGCCCGTGACTACAAGATCCAGAACCATGGGCATCGG GTACTGCAACGACTGGAGCAGAGGCGGCAGCAGGCTTCAGAGCGGGAGGCTCCAAGCATAGAACAGAGGTTACAGGAAGTGCGAGAGAGCATCCGCCGGGCACAG GTGAGCCAGGTGAAGGGGGCTGCCCGGCTGGCTCTGCTGCAGGGGGCTGGCTTAGATGTGGAGCGCTGGCTGAAGCCAGCCATGACCCAGGCCCAGGATGAGGTGGAGCAGGAGCGGCGGCTCAGCGAGGCTCGGCTGTCCCAGAGGGACCTTTCTCCAACC GCTGAGGATGCTGAGCTTTCTGACTTTGAGGAATGTGAGGAGACGGGAGAGCTCTTTGAGGAGCCTGCCCCCCAAGCCCTGGCCACTaggcccctcccctgccctgcacATGTGGTATTTCGCTATCAG GCAGGGCGTGAGGATGAGCTGACAATCACGGAGGGTGAGTGGCTGGAGATCATAGAGGAGGGAGATGCTGACGAATGGGTCAAG GCTCGGAACCAGCACGGCGAGGTAGGCTTTGTCCCTGAGCGGTATCTCAACTTCCCGGACCTCTCCCTCCCAGAGAGCAGCCAAGACAGTGACAATCCCTGCGGGGCAGAGCCCACAG CATTCCTGGCACGGGCCCTGTACAGCTACACCGGACAGAGTGCAGAGGAGCTGAGCTTCCCTGAAGGGGCACTCATCCGTCTGCTGCCCCGGGCCCAAGATGGAGTAGATGACGGCTTCTGGAGGGGAGAATTTGGGGGCTGTGTTGGGGTCTTCCCCTCCCTGCTGGTGGAAGAGCTGCTTGGCCCCCCAGGGCCACCTGAACTCTCTGACCCTGAGCAG ATGCTGCCGTCCCCTTCTCCTCCCAGCTTCTCCCCACCTGCACCTACCTCTGTGTTGGATGGGCCCCCTGCACCTGTCCTGCCTGGGG ACAAAGCCCTGGACTTCCCTGGGTTCCTGGACATGATGGCACCTCGACTCAGGCCG ATGCGTCCACCACCTCCCCCACCGGCTAAAGCCCCGGATCCTGGCCACCCAGATCCCCTCACCTGA